Proteins encoded in a region of the Zea mays cultivar B73 chromosome 4, Zm-B73-REFERENCE-NAM-5.0, whole genome shotgun sequence genome:
- the LOC103655086 gene encoding putative pectinesterase 14 encodes MRCIGPTKKSKATYNVVFKNDVPLPKPGEKKGEAPALRVMGTKATFYNCTFEGGQGALYDQTGLHYFNACAIKGTIDFIFGSAKSFYEECKIVSVLKEAVALPMAPPEQDRSRNPIKIAPGKSRLAFKTCTIEGEGEKIYLGRVGTPVIYYYTDIGKEVVGIISDGQDVLLIMYTDERGCWVAFFFYMGYYYATFKCYGPGMSPMVTSTLTYVQAIPFIGIHYISGESWIASLPPAEE; translated from the exons ATGCGGTGCATAGGACCCACAAAAAAATCAAAGGCAACCTACAACGTTGTCTTCAAGAATGACGTGCCACTACCAAAGCCAGGGGAAAAGAAAGGTGAGGCACCAGCACTGCGAGTGATGGGAACAAAGGCAACCTTCTACAATTGCACCTTCGAAGGCGGCCAGGGTGCTTTGTACGACCAGACGGGTCTGCACTACTTCAATGCATGTGCCATCAAGGGAACCATAGACTTCATCTTCGGATCTGCCAAGTCATTTTATGAGGAATGCAAAATCGTTTCGGTGTTGAAGGAGGCGGTGGCATTGCCAATGGCGCCACCGGAGCAGGACCGGTCTAGAAATCCCATCAAAATCGCCCCAGGCAAGAGCCGGTTGGCATTCAAGACTTGCACAATCGAGGGGGAAGGAGAAAAAATTTACTTGGGTAGGGTGGGCACGCCTGTGATCTACTACTACACCGATATAGGTAAGGAGGTTGTAGGCATAATATCTGATGGTCAGGAC GTGTTGTTGATTATGTATACTGATGAAAGGGGTTGTTGGGTTGCATTCTTTTTTTATATGGGGTACTACTACGCCACTTTCAAGTGTTATGGGCCTGGGATGTCTCCAATGGTAACCTCAACTCTGACCTATGTGCAAGCAATACCCTTTATCGGGATACACTACATCTCGGGGGAGTCGTGGATCGCGTCCCTACCACCCGCTGAAGAATAA